The following proteins are encoded in a genomic region of Helicobacter macacae MIT 99-5501:
- the dnaG gene encoding DNA primase has translation MISQASIQNLKNYIDIVEIIGSYIELVPDGSGFKALCPFHSEKTPSFKVSPQKGIYFCYGACSKGGDAISFVMEYEHLGYKEAIEKIADMCGFTLEYDNKKEVKKNDTLEKIAQFYAQNLSKSPLHLDYLKQRGIDENLIKTFCLGYCPTSAQNLGFANANGLDFRELLEYGVLGKRQDSSSSSYASVQNSAGLKTNAGLRANERMYARFSDRVIFPIHSPNGKIVGFGGRTLNDNAVKEGKIGKYINSPQSTIFNKSKLLYGYHIAKSAIFKRKQIIITEGYLDTIMLHKAGITNAVATLGTALTKEHIPLLDKGSPEIILGFDGDKAGINAAFKASKLLAPLSKKGGVVIFPDGADPADMVAQGRISELEQIFASPAPFIEFCFRHIIEAHDIEKNPLQKEDALKESSEFLHSLSPLMQEEYVGFLANLLHIPQRLITTKYDKSALINLQNTKSKIYKNTAVLESSGDRLERLILRYMLENESLLNRALDFIDVRIFVDYREAFEALCADNKNHPLLLGIALDPLPLRNDDEGKGFEEELKYFIRRYLERELKLATDISLITRLRSKIAKLNKGELQTI, from the coding sequence GTGATAAGTCAAGCAAGCATACAAAATCTAAAAAACTACATAGACATTGTCGAAATCATCGGCAGCTATATTGAGCTAGTGCCTGATGGCAGTGGGTTTAAGGCATTATGCCCCTTTCATAGCGAAAAAACCCCTAGCTTCAAGGTATCGCCACAAAAGGGCATATATTTTTGCTATGGAGCGTGTTCAAAAGGCGGAGATGCTATAAGTTTTGTAATGGAGTATGAGCACTTAGGCTACAAAGAAGCGATTGAGAAAATCGCTGATATGTGTGGATTTACCCTAGAATACGACAACAAAAAAGAAGTCAAAAAAAACGACACGCTAGAGAAAATCGCGCAATTTTACGCTCAAAATCTATCCAAATCGCCTTTGCACCTAGACTACCTAAAACAACGCGGGATAGATGAAAATCTAATCAAAACTTTTTGCTTGGGCTACTGCCCTACAAGTGCACAAAATCTAGGTTTTGCAAACGCAAATGGATTGGATTTTAGGGAATTGCTAGAATATGGCGTGCTAGGCAAAAGGCAAGATTCTAGCAGTTCAAGCTACGCAAGCGTGCAAAATAGCGCAGGACTAAAGACAAATGCAGGGCTAAGAGCAAATGAGCGAATGTATGCGAGATTTAGTGATAGAGTGATTTTTCCTATACACTCGCCAAATGGCAAAATCGTAGGATTTGGCGGGCGCACGCTAAATGACAACGCAGTCAAAGAGGGAAAGATAGGTAAATATATCAATTCCCCTCAAAGCACGATTTTTAATAAATCAAAGCTACTATATGGCTACCATATCGCAAAAAGCGCGATTTTTAAGCGCAAGCAAATCATTATCACAGAGGGCTATCTAGATACGATAATGCTGCACAAAGCAGGTATCACAAACGCCGTAGCCACGCTTGGCACAGCACTCACAAAAGAGCATATACCACTGCTTGATAAAGGTTCGCCCGAAATCATACTAGGCTTTGATGGCGACAAAGCAGGGATAAATGCTGCCTTTAAAGCTTCTAAGCTGCTTGCCCCGCTTAGCAAAAAGGGCGGAGTAGTGATTTTCCCAGATGGTGCAGACCCTGCTGATATGGTAGCACAAGGCAGGATAAGCGAGCTAGAGCAGATTTTTGCTTCGCCTGCGCCTTTTATAGAGTTTTGCTTCAGGCATATCATAGAAGCGCACGACATAGAAAAAAACCCACTTCAAAAAGAGGACGCTCTCAAAGAATCTAGTGAGTTTTTGCACTCACTTAGCCCACTAATGCAAGAAGAATATGTAGGATTTTTAGCAAATCTTTTGCATATCCCACAGCGACTTATCACTACCAAGTATGACAAAAGCGCACTAATCAATCTCCAAAACACAAAATCCAAAATCTACAAAAACACCGCCGTGCTAGAATCTAGCGGAGATAGGCTAGAGCGGCTCATACTGCGCTATATGCTAGAAAATGAGAGTTTGCTAAATCGTGCGCTAGATTTTATTGATGTGCGGATTTTTGTGGATTATAGAGAGGCTTTTGAAGCATTGTGCGCGGATAACAAAAATCACCCACTGCTTCTAGGAATCGCGCTAGACCCTTTGCCTTTGCGAAATGATGATGAGGGGAAAGGTTTTGAAGAAGAGCTAAAATATTTTATTAGGCGATATTTGGAGCGAGAGCTAAAGCTAGCCACAGATATATCGCTTATCACACGGCTAAGGAGCAAAATCGCCAAGCTAAATAAAGGCGAGCTACAAACGATATGA
- a CDS encoding pseudouridine synthase — protein MRLNAYIARHCHYSRRQADEVITSGRVKIGRKIATLGEVLAGGERVFVDGNLVREKSEAHFSAIVYHKPKGELVSRVDSRGRRVVYDGLGEKFRHFTPVGRLDFASEGLLILSDSKGVVNALIGSDLEREYILKIDSKISPKMLEAMQNGLSLKNAKAGGHRLSKIISMDFAPFSSVQIIKNTHTFSRLKVVINEGQNRELRRFFAHFDAKVLDLRRVRFGFVHLNALPVGKSRFFSKDEYKNLKEFMKSKKYL, from the coding sequence ATTCGACTAAATGCCTACATAGCGCGACATTGCCATTACTCTAGGCGACAAGCAGATGAAGTCATCACTAGCGGGCGCGTAAAAATAGGGCGCAAGATTGCCACACTAGGAGAAGTGCTAGCAGGTGGGGAAAGAGTGTTTGTCGATGGGAATTTGGTGCGCGAAAAAAGCGAAGCACACTTTAGCGCGATAGTCTATCACAAGCCAAAAGGCGAGCTAGTAAGCAGGGTGGATTCTCGCGGTAGACGCGTGGTTTATGATGGATTAGGAGAGAAATTTAGGCATTTTACACCTGTTGGCAGACTAGATTTTGCAAGTGAGGGGCTACTAATCCTAAGCGACTCAAAAGGCGTGGTAAACGCACTAATTGGTAGTGATTTGGAGCGAGAATATATCCTAAAAATCGATTCTAAAATCTCACCAAAAATGCTAGAAGCTATGCAAAATGGACTAAGCCTAAAAAACGCAAAAGCAGGTGGACATCGACTTAGTAAGATTATTTCTATGGATTTTGCACCATTTTCTAGCGTGCAGATTATCAAAAATACACACACTTTTTCGCGACTAAAAGTAGTGATAAATGAGGGACAAAATAGAGAACTTAGGCGATTTTTTGCGCATTTTGATGCTAAGGTGCTAGACTTGCGGCGCGTTCGATTTGGATTTGTCCATCTAAATGCCTTGCCCGTTGGCAAATCTCGCTTTTTTAGCAAAGATGAATACAAAAACTTGAAAGAGTTTATGAAGTCAAAAAAATATCTATAA
- a CDS encoding 30S ribosomal protein S1, with protein sequence MLKILDDVEDNGEFARLLEESEKKEEKGQIKIGKVIAVREDGVLVDVGEKVEGFLGLGEVADTSGTISLKKGDEIEVFVSSSRGERPNISHKKAVKIGKIQAKIKQLGENFKDSVVDGKITRKNKGGFIVESDGIDYFMPKYASAFRDPAKAVGQRVRVCITDVRPNENSILVSRKRFFEIDDARQTEGLQKLKDHDKVYEGIIRSITSFGMFVEVEGVKGLVHYSEISHRGPVNPSKLYKEGDKVSVKVVQFDEEKKRLSFSIKAVSQDPWQEVQKELQKGYAIKVVVTNIEPYGAFVDIGNDVEGFLHISEISWDKSIKHPEEQLKVGQEIDVEIIEIDTKSRRLRVSLKNLLPKPFANFAKSHKVNDIIKGKVATITDFGAFISLGEVDGLLHNEDFSWEKGSKCKEHLKVGDEVEVCIIKIDTANERVTLSKKALEESPAQNFAKKHKIDEVLKGKVIDIKDFGVFIQVDGMDALIKNEDLYPIKKEELKVGDEIEGVLLPIDKNRIRVSVKKLDRQKQKDELKAFNANSANDDKMTLGDKLKNKIQGK encoded by the coding sequence ATGTTAAAAATCCTAGATGATGTCGAAGATAACGGAGAATTTGCAAGACTGCTTGAAGAGAGTGAAAAAAAAGAAGAAAAAGGACAAATAAAAATCGGCAAGGTTATCGCCGTGCGCGAAGATGGGGTGCTTGTCGATGTGGGAGAGAAAGTAGAGGGCTTTTTAGGTTTGGGCGAAGTGGCTGACACTTCGGGGACTATCAGCCTAAAAAAAGGCGATGAAATAGAAGTGTTTGTATCCTCTAGCAGAGGGGAGCGACCCAATATCTCGCACAAAAAAGCAGTTAAGATTGGCAAAATCCAAGCCAAGATAAAACAGCTAGGAGAGAATTTCAAAGATAGCGTTGTCGATGGCAAAATCACACGCAAAAACAAGGGTGGTTTCATCGTAGAATCCGATGGTATAGACTATTTTATGCCAAAATACGCTTCTGCGTTTAGAGACCCTGCTAAAGCAGTGGGGCAAAGAGTGAGGGTGTGTATAACCGATGTGCGACCAAACGAGAATAGCATACTTGTATCTCGCAAGAGATTTTTTGAAATTGATGACGCAAGACAGACAGAGGGCTTACAAAAACTAAAAGACCACGACAAAGTCTATGAGGGGATTATCCGTTCTATCACTAGCTTTGGTATGTTTGTCGAAGTAGAGGGGGTAAAGGGGCTAGTGCATTATAGTGAGATAAGCCATAGAGGACCTGTAAATCCCTCCAAACTCTACAAAGAGGGCGATAAAGTTTCTGTAAAAGTTGTCCAATTTGACGAGGAAAAAAAGCGTTTATCTTTTTCTATAAAAGCTGTTAGCCAAGACCCGTGGCAAGAAGTGCAAAAAGAATTGCAAAAAGGCTATGCTATCAAGGTTGTGGTTACAAATATTGAGCCTTATGGCGCGTTTGTAGACATTGGCAATGATGTAGAGGGCTTTTTGCATATCTCCGAAATCTCTTGGGACAAGAGCATCAAGCACCCTGAAGAGCAGCTAAAAGTAGGGCAAGAAATTGATGTCGAAATCATAGAGATAGATACCAAATCACGCAGACTTCGCGTTTCTCTTAAAAATCTACTACCAAAGCCATTTGCTAATTTTGCGAAATCACACAAGGTAAATGACATTATCAAGGGCAAAGTTGCTACTATTACGGATTTTGGTGCGTTTATCAGTCTTGGCGAGGTTGATGGACTTTTGCATAATGAAGACTTCTCTTGGGAAAAGGGCTCAAAATGCAAGGAGCATTTAAAAGTGGGCGATGAAGTCGAAGTCTGCATAATCAAAATAGACACCGCAAATGAGCGTGTAACGCTTAGCAAAAAAGCCCTAGAAGAATCCCCTGCACAAAACTTTGCCAAAAAGCACAAAATTGATGAGGTTTTAAAAGGCAAAGTGATTGATATTAAGGATTTTGGTGTGTTTATCCAAGTAGATGGTATGGACGCGCTTATCAAAAACGAGGATTTGTATCCTATCAAAAAAGAAGAGTTAAAGGTTGGCGATGAGATTGAGGGAGTGCTTTTGCCTATCGACAAAAATAGAATCCGAGTGTCTGTCAAAAAGCTAGATAGACAAAAACAAAAAGATGAACTAAAGGCTTTCAATGCTAATAGTGCCAATGATGACAAAATGACACTAGGCGATAAGCTAAAAAACAAAATACAAGGAAAATAA
- a CDS encoding argininosuccinate synthase domain-containing protein encodes MRALALFSGGCDSLISMKLLTMQGIEVIALHFNIGFGGNKDKLEYLRNASAQVGARLEVVDIRKQFFDEVLFTPKYGYGKYFNPCIDCHANMFANAFYLLESFGASFVVSGEVLGQRPKSQRKQALDQVRSLVREVGKKDSKSSGSTDDREGKSSGRFDKILDTKGDGVNKPKSLDELLLRPMSAKLLPPSFPEKAGWVDREKLLDISGRGRTRQLEMVKKWGWKYYENPGGGCLLTDISVAKKLKDLSTHRKMLLQDSTIVKVGRYMVLPNGARAIIGRNESENTKLDEPNPAMEKIILLESIGPLGLVEKDASKEDKILAARITLGYAKNDKNAQNKENNDEVSLPQNQTQNKNAQKVKIGEGIYEILPYPKEKAREFLLLK; translated from the coding sequence ATGAGAGCATTGGCACTATTTAGCGGTGGCTGTGATAGCCTCATTTCTATGAAACTACTTACTATGCAGGGCATAGAAGTCATCGCACTTCATTTCAACATAGGCTTTGGTGGCAACAAAGACAAACTAGAATACTTACGCAACGCAAGTGCACAAGTAGGGGCTAGACTAGAAGTAGTGGATATAAGAAAGCAGTTTTTTGATGAAGTGCTTTTCACTCCCAAATACGGCTATGGCAAATACTTCAACCCCTGCATAGACTGCCACGCAAATATGTTTGCCAATGCGTTTTATCTGCTAGAATCTTTTGGGGCGAGCTTTGTAGTAAGTGGAGAGGTGCTAGGACAGCGACCAAAATCACAGCGCAAACAAGCACTAGACCAAGTGAGAAGCCTCGTGCGCGAAGTGGGCAAAAAAGATAGCAAGAGCAGTGGTAGCACAGATGATAGAGAGGGAAAATCTAGCGGACGATTTGATAAGATTTTGGATACAAAAGGCGATGGGGTAAATAAACCAAAATCGCTAGATGAGCTACTTTTGCGCCCGATGAGCGCAAAGCTACTGCCACCTAGCTTTCCTGAAAAGGCAGGCTGGGTAGATAGAGAAAAGCTACTAGATATAAGCGGGAGAGGACGCACTAGACAGCTAGAAATGGTAAAAAAATGGGGGTGGAAATACTATGAGAATCCGGGTGGGGGCTGTTTGCTTACAGACATAAGTGTGGCAAAAAAGCTAAAAGACTTAAGCACACATAGAAAAATGCTACTCCAAGATAGCACCATAGTCAAAGTCGGGCGGTATATGGTTTTGCCAAATGGTGCTCGTGCTATCATCGGGCGCAATGAGAGCGAAAACACAAAGCTAGATGAGCCAAATCCCGCTATGGAAAAAATAATCCTGCTAGAATCCATAGGACCTCTAGGGCTAGTAGAAAAAGACGCGAGCAAAGAGGATAAAATCCTAGCCGCTCGCATAACTCTAGGCTATGCCAAAAATGATAAAAACGCGCAAAATAAAGAAAATAACGATGAAGTATCACTACCACAAAATCAAACCCAAAACAAAAACGCGCAAAAAGTCAAAATAGGCGAAGGGATTTATGAAATCCTGCCATATCCAAAAGAAAAAGCTAGAGAATTTTTGCTACTAAAATAA
- the hemB gene encoding porphobilinogen synthase, which yields MTQNTQKQMAELDFKRFRRLRSREILRDLVRETHLRVGDFIYPLFVVEGEGIKNEIASMQGVYQMSLDTLLKECKELDLLGLHKVLLFGIVKQKDEVGNQALNPQNIVCESVRAIKKAYPHFLVSVDLCFCEYTSHGHCGILESNQSQNPSQNISVDNDKTLEILAKQAINLASAGADIIAPSASMDGMVRSIRVGLDSADFANTPIMSYSTKFASAYYGPFRDVAQSAPSFGDRKSYQQDIANRKEAINESLTDEAEGADILMIKPALAFLDIVRDVRERTLLPLAVYNVSGEYALMQAGKNAGVIDYDKIVLETLVGFKRAGADIIISYHAKEVAQMLAKSKI from the coding sequence ATGACGCAAAACACACAAAAACAAATGGCGGAGTTAGATTTTAAGCGGTTTCGCAGGCTAAGAAGTAGAGAGATATTGCGTGATTTGGTGCGTGAGACGCATTTGAGAGTGGGGGATTTTATCTATCCGCTTTTTGTGGTAGAAGGAGAGGGGATAAAAAATGAAATAGCCTCTATGCAGGGGGTGTATCAAATGAGTTTAGATACACTGCTAAAAGAATGCAAAGAGCTAGATTTGCTAGGGCTTCATAAGGTGCTACTTTTTGGGATTGTAAAGCAAAAAGATGAAGTAGGTAACCAAGCCCTAAACCCGCAAAATATTGTGTGTGAAAGTGTGAGGGCTATCAAAAAAGCATATCCACATTTTTTGGTAAGTGTGGATTTGTGCTTTTGTGAATACACTAGCCACGGACATTGCGGAATCCTAGAATCAAATCAAAGCCAAAACCCAAGTCAAAATATAAGCGTGGATAATGACAAAACTTTAGAGATTTTAGCCAAGCAAGCTATCAATCTAGCAAGTGCAGGAGCGGACATCATCGCCCCAAGTGCTTCAATGGACGGAATGGTGCGCTCTATTCGAGTAGGGTTAGATAGTGCTGACTTTGCAAATACACCTATTATGAGCTATTCTACGAAATTTGCAAGCGCGTATTATGGACCATTTCGTGATGTGGCGCAGTCTGCCCCTAGCTTTGGAGATAGGAAATCCTACCAACAAGACATAGCCAACCGCAAAGAAGCAATCAATGAAAGTCTAACCGATGAAGCGGAGGGAGCGGATATTTTGATGATAAAGCCAGCATTGGCGTTTTTAGACATTGTGCGAGATGTGAGGGAGCGCACACTGCTACCACTAGCTGTGTATAATGTCAGTGGCGAATATGCTTTAATGCAGGCGGGCAAAAACGCAGGCGTAATTGATTATGATAAAATCGTGTTAGAAACGCTTGTGGGATTTAAGCGAGCGGGGGCAGACATCATCATCTCTTATCACGCAAAAGAAGTCGCACAAATGCTAGCAAAATCCAAAATCTAG
- a CDS encoding Mur ligase family protein, producing MLFDILDFISRVLFILAIFYYSISLLQWYNYNPWRVLTKHHRFSWHLKYFVLPIVAFIVCFHFGQKLIFYIYLYVVYLPMLIYWASRLDKRVVFTRRVWRSFIITAAFAGLNEVLFYIYNDELYFLWLMPLVFSFVICEVYEAVLMRNFVALAKEKLSMMSGIKIVMITASFGKTSIKNFLFQILQSQYNTYCTPRSVNTFKGIVMDINQNLAFGTDVYIAEAGARQKGDISQIATFLNPQYGIIGEIGKAHIEYFKTIEQVAKTKYELLESERLRKVFIYQKNELPKLDARLKRIVQTYPPKVRNIEATLENTKFELEIDGEWVNFKTNILGRFNVDNIAAAILLAREFSINVDSLKKLVKTLTPIEHRLNLSISNGKTIIDDGFNGNLNGILEGIYLCSQYKGRKVIVTPGLIESDEESNITLAKAIDSTFDLAIITGEQNSRLIASYLHHTRKVQLREKTQLENVLKGMVGEGDLVYFANDAPSYV from the coding sequence ATGTTGTTTGATATTTTGGATTTTATCTCTAGAGTGTTGTTTATCCTTGCTATTTTTTATTATTCTATTTCTTTGCTTCAGTGGTATAACTACAACCCTTGGCGAGTGCTTACTAAGCACCACAGATTTAGCTGGCATTTGAAGTATTTTGTCTTGCCCATTGTGGCATTTATCGTGTGTTTTCATTTCGGGCAGAAGCTGATTTTTTATATTTATTTGTATGTGGTGTATTTGCCTATGCTTATTTATTGGGCTAGTAGGCTTGATAAGCGCGTGGTTTTTACTCGCAGGGTGTGGCGTTCGTTTATCATTACTGCGGCTTTTGCAGGGCTAAATGAAGTTCTTTTTTATATCTATAATGACGAGCTATATTTCTTGTGGCTTATGCCACTTGTGTTTTCATTTGTGATTTGTGAGGTGTATGAAGCAGTGCTTATGCGCAACTTTGTCGCTCTAGCAAAAGAGAAACTCTCAATGATGAGCGGGATTAAAATCGTAATGATAACAGCGAGCTTTGGCAAGACGAGTATCAAAAACTTTCTTTTTCAGATTTTGCAATCCCAATACAACACCTACTGCACACCTCGAAGCGTGAATACCTTTAAGGGTATCGTTATGGATATAAACCAAAATCTAGCCTTTGGCACAGATGTCTATATCGCTGAAGCAGGTGCTAGACAAAAGGGCGACATTTCTCAAATCGCTACCTTTCTAAATCCACAATACGGAATCATAGGCGAAATCGGCAAGGCACATATTGAGTATTTTAAAACCATAGAGCAAGTGGCAAAAACCAAGTATGAATTGTTAGAATCCGAGCGATTGCGCAAAGTATTTATCTACCAAAAAAACGAACTACCAAAGCTAGATGCGAGGCTAAAGCGTATCGTGCAGACATATCCACCCAAAGTGCGAAATATCGAGGCTACTTTGGAAAATACAAAGTTTGAGCTAGAAATCGATGGAGAGTGGGTAAACTTCAAAACCAATATTTTGGGGAGGTTTAATGTCGATAATATCGCTGCGGCGATTTTGCTAGCTAGGGAGTTTTCTATCAATGTTGATTCTCTAAAAAAACTTGTAAAAACACTAACCCCTATCGAGCATAGGCTAAATCTATCTATCTCAAATGGCAAAACAATCATTGATGATGGGTTTAATGGAAATCTAAATGGAATTTTGGAGGGAATCTATCTTTGCTCACAATACAAAGGGCGCAAAGTCATCGTTACGCCCGGGCTCATAGAAAGCGATGAGGAGTCAAATATCACTCTAGCAAAGGCGATAGATTCTACATTTGACTTAGCAATAATAACAGGCGAGCAAAACTCTAGGCTTATCGCCTCATATCTCCACCACACGCGCAAAGTCCAACTACGAGAAAAGACACAGCTAGAAAATGTGCTAAAAGGAATGGTAGGCGAGGGAGATTTGGTGTATTTTGCTAATGACGCTCCAAGCTATGTGTAA
- the serA gene encoding phosphoglycerate dehydrogenase — protein sequence MSKYKIAVCDHIHEKGLQLLSNESDIEMLNLASLPKDELLKHLSEADVAITRSSTGVGDAFLSSVPNLKAIVRAGVGVDNVDIEACSYKGIVVMNVPTANTIAAVELTMTHILSAIRNFPSANHQLKDERKWKREDWYGTELKGKKVGIIGFGNIGSRVGIRTKAFEAEVITYDPYILPSKATDLGIKYTKDFNEILSCDIITIHTPKNAETKNMITAKEIAKMKDGVVLINCARGGLYNEDDLYAGCESGKIRWAGIDVFDKEPGTTCKLLDLPNVYVTPHIGANTLESQEQIAIQAAQAAMQAARGAAYPNALNLPTKGANVPDFAACYAELMQKMGFLIAQIDKGAITSLKITTQGEISSHIDALETYAIVGALKPSLDNKINYVNAPFIAKERGIEVIKSTKESSTSYKNLITLTASTSKGSLSVSGTVFEDKIVRLSEIDGFEILFEPKGRMIFFKNTDVPGVVGSVGQILGNHGINIGDFRMARNAKGEALAVILIDEEAPKSVMEEISKIPACISLNAAVI from the coding sequence ATGAGCAAATACAAAATCGCTGTATGCGACCATATCCACGAAAAAGGCTTGCAGCTACTATCAAATGAAAGCGACATAGAAATGCTAAATCTAGCTAGCTTGCCAAAAGATGAGCTACTAAAACATCTAAGCGAAGCAGATGTAGCTATCACTAGGAGTTCTACGGGTGTGGGCGATGCGTTTTTAAGCAGTGTGCCAAACCTAAAAGCTATCGTGCGAGCGGGCGTGGGTGTGGATAATGTAGACATAGAAGCCTGCTCTTATAAAGGTATCGTAGTGATGAATGTCCCCACTGCAAATACAATCGCAGCAGTTGAGCTAACGATGACTCATATCCTAAGTGCGATTCGCAATTTCCCAAGTGCAAATCATCAGCTAAAAGATGAGCGCAAATGGAAGCGTGAGGATTGGTATGGCACAGAGCTAAAGGGCAAAAAAGTGGGAATCATAGGTTTTGGGAATATCGGCTCACGCGTGGGAATCCGCACCAAAGCATTTGAAGCGGAAGTCATCACTTACGACCCATATATATTGCCATCAAAAGCTACAGATTTGGGAATCAAATACACAAAAGATTTTAATGAGATTCTCTCTTGCGACATTATCACTATCCACACCCCCAAAAATGCCGAAACAAAAAATATGATAACGGCAAAAGAAATCGCCAAAATGAAAGACGGCGTAGTGCTAATAAACTGCGCTAGAGGCGGGCTATACAACGAAGATGATTTGTATGCTGGGTGTGAGAGTGGCAAAATCCGCTGGGCTGGAATCGATGTCTTTGACAAAGAGCCCGGCACTACTTGCAAGCTACTAGATTTGCCAAATGTCTATGTAACGCCACATATCGGTGCAAACACACTAGAATCCCAAGAGCAAATCGCTATCCAAGCAGCACAAGCTGCTATGCAAGCTGCGCGAGGAGCTGCATATCCAAACGCGCTAAACCTCCCCACAAAAGGCGCAAATGTCCCTGATTTTGCTGCGTGCTATGCCGAGCTTATGCAAAAAATGGGATTTTTGATAGCCCAAATCGACAAAGGAGCGATAACCTCGCTAAAAATTACTACACAAGGCGAGATTAGTAGCCATATTGACGCGCTAGAGACTTATGCGATAGTGGGTGCGCTAAAACCATCTCTTGATAACAAAATCAACTATGTAAATGCGCCATTTATCGCCAAAGAGCGCGGTATAGAAGTGATAAAATCCACCAAAGAATCATCTACTTCTTATAAAAATCTAATAACCCTCACTGCTAGCACTAGCAAAGGTAGCCTAAGCGTGAGTGGAACGGTGTTTGAGGACAAAATCGTCCGCCTTAGCGAGATAGATGGATTTGAGATTCTCTTTGAGCCAAAGGGGCGAATGATATTTTTCAAAAACACCGATGTGCCCGGTGTAGTGGGAAGTGTAGGGCAAATACTAGGCAATCACGGAATCAATATTGGAGATTTTCGTATGGCTAGAAATGCAAAAGGCGAAGCACTCGCTGTAATCCTTATTGATGAAGAAGCTCCCAAATCCGTAATGGAGGAAATATCTAAGATTCCAGCCTGCATATCGCTAAATGCTGCGGTAATTTAG